The following proteins are co-located in the Candidatus Deferrimicrobiaceae bacterium genome:
- a CDS encoding PaaI family thioesterase, whose product MTNDDREYLPHSSGCFLCGDENVHGVRTAFFVEEGAVRARLSLPAHVNGYKGIAHGGVVAALLDETMGWAATVFGDRHPMYVTAELTLKYLGPIPVGEPVEIVGRLVEDAGRIAYTEGELLRSGKVLARAKGKFMPMTDSATAGVMPYLKFDRCRAFASLFGRNAPG is encoded by the coding sequence ATGACGAACGACGACCGGGAATACCTTCCGCATTCCTCCGGCTGCTTTCTTTGCGGGGACGAGAACGTCCACGGGGTCCGCACCGCCTTCTTTGTCGAGGAGGGCGCGGTCCGGGCGCGGCTTTCCCTCCCGGCGCACGTGAACGGCTACAAGGGGATCGCCCACGGGGGGGTGGTCGCCGCGTTGCTCGACGAGACGATGGGCTGGGCGGCCACGGTGTTCGGCGATCGGCACCCGATGTACGTCACGGCCGAGCTGACGCTGAAATACCTCGGCCCCATTCCGGTCGGCGAGCCGGTCGAGATCGTCGGCCGGCTGGTCGAGGATGCGGGGCGGATCGCCTACACGGAAGGGGAACTGCTCCGGTCGGGAAAGGTGCTCGCGCGCGCGAAGGGGAAGTTCATGCCGATGACCGACTCGGCCACGGCCGGGGTGATGCCCTACCTGAAGTTCGACCGCTGCCGCGCGTTCGCGTCGCTGTTCGGGAGGAACGCTCCGGGCTAG
- a CDS encoding TIGR01212 family radical SAM protein (This family includes YhcC from E. coli K-12, an uncharacterized radical SAM protein.), with the protein MPRLVPPPLNSELRYNNYGAWIRRRLGTSAIRVGIDGGFSCPNRDAVGEGCFYCNNDGFTPGIRHAALPVAEQLREGIDRMRAGRKAAWAKRSGLRYLAYFQRFSNTHADSETLDRRYREALAHPEVDGLVVATRPDCLGPEIIEVLRSLARERYLMIEVGLQSLSDAVLARIGRGHTVADFGRAVGALRAAGIDVGAHLIYGLPGDTPANFLDTAAYLSGLGVQGVKLHHFHVVAGTRAEREWRDGQFGVPGYGEYVAACADFLELLSPEIAVMRLSGTTSDGLLLAPRWEQDGERLAHDVTRTLARRDSFQGRGVAEGRIDG; encoded by the coding sequence TTGCCCCGTCTTGTCCCGCCCCCGCTCAATTCCGAGTTGCGCTACAACAACTACGGCGCCTGGATTCGCCGGCGTCTCGGGACGTCTGCGATCCGCGTCGGCATCGACGGGGGGTTTTCCTGCCCCAACCGCGATGCGGTCGGCGAGGGCTGCTTCTACTGCAACAACGACGGATTCACGCCCGGCATCCGGCACGCCGCCCTCCCCGTGGCCGAGCAGCTTCGGGAAGGGATCGACCGGATGCGGGCGGGACGCAAGGCGGCGTGGGCAAAAAGGTCCGGGCTGCGCTACCTCGCCTATTTCCAGCGATTCAGCAACACCCATGCCGATTCGGAGACGCTCGACCGGCGCTATCGCGAGGCGCTGGCTCACCCGGAGGTCGACGGGCTGGTCGTAGCGACGCGCCCCGACTGCCTCGGGCCGGAGATCATCGAGGTCCTCCGGTCGCTGGCCCGGGAGCGCTACCTGATGATCGAGGTGGGCTTGCAGTCGTTGTCCGACGCGGTGCTGGCTCGGATCGGGCGAGGGCACACGGTCGCCGACTTCGGGCGGGCCGTCGGGGCGCTTCGCGCCGCGGGGATCGACGTCGGCGCGCACCTGATCTACGGTCTTCCCGGCGACACCCCCGCGAATTTCCTCGATACGGCTGCATATCTCTCGGGTCTCGGCGTCCAGGGCGTCAAGCTGCACCACTTCCACGTCGTGGCGGGGACGCGGGCCGAGCGCGAATGGCGGGACGGTCAATTCGGGGTGCCCGGATACGGCGAATACGTCGCGGCATGCGCCGACTTCCTGGAGCTCCTGTCGCCCGAGATCGCAGTGATGCGGCTATCCGGCACGACGTCCGATGGATTGCTGCTGGCGCCCCGATGGGAGCAGGACGGCGAGCGTCTCGCGCACGACGTGACGCGCACGCTGGCGCGGCGCGACAGCTTCCAGGGCCGGGGCGTCGCCGAGGGACGAATCGATGGGTGA
- the moaA gene encoding GTP 3',8-cyclase MoaA produces MLTDAFGRTVDYLRLSITDRCNLRCVYCMPPEGIPLKPVSEILTYEELLRIARVAASLGVRKLRVTGGEPLVRGGVVDFVRDLARLPGIDDLAMTTNGIGLAELAPGLKAAGLRRVNVSLDTIRRDRFAEITRRDRLPEVLAGIDGALRAGLAPVKINVVLLHGLLPGEVDDFLAMARETPVTVRFIERMPIGCSPSEGYVSADGVRARILALPGVREAAGRRTAAALEYHIPGFAGRVGLISPVSRKFCSDCNRLRLTAVGRLRNCLFGRETLDLRGLMRGGGDDAAVASMIRQAVASKPEGHDLCGSGTTPTAAEPMSRVGG; encoded by the coding sequence ATGCTTACCGACGCCTTCGGCCGAACGGTCGACTACCTTCGCCTCTCCATCACCGACCGGTGCAACCTGCGCTGCGTCTATTGCATGCCGCCGGAAGGGATCCCCCTAAAGCCGGTTTCCGAGATCCTCACTTACGAAGAGCTGCTCCGGATCGCCCGCGTGGCGGCTTCGCTCGGCGTCCGCAAGCTGCGGGTGACCGGCGGCGAGCCGCTGGTGCGGGGAGGCGTGGTCGATTTCGTGCGCGATCTCGCCCGCCTCCCGGGCATCGACGACCTGGCGATGACGACCAACGGGATCGGGTTGGCCGAGCTGGCCCCGGGGCTCAAGGCGGCGGGGCTTCGCCGCGTCAACGTCAGCCTCGACACGATCCGGCGCGACCGTTTCGCCGAGATCACCCGCCGAGACCGGCTTCCCGAGGTGCTGGCCGGCATCGACGGGGCGCTGCGCGCGGGGCTCGCGCCCGTCAAGATAAACGTTGTGCTGCTCCACGGCCTGCTGCCGGGCGAGGTCGACGACTTCCTCGCGATGGCGCGCGAGACCCCCGTCACGGTCCGGTTCATCGAGCGGATGCCGATCGGCTGTTCGCCGTCCGAAGGGTACGTCTCCGCCGACGGCGTGCGGGCCCGCATCCTGGCCTTGCCCGGTGTCCGGGAAGCGGCCGGCCGCAGGACGGCTGCCGCGCTCGAATACCACATTCCGGGATTCGCGGGCCGCGTCGGGCTCATCTCGCCGGTCTCGCGCAAGTTTTGCTCCGACTGCAACCGCCTGCGCCTCACGGCGGTCGGCCGGCTGCGCAACTGCCTGTTCGGCCGGGAGACGCTCGACCTTCGCGGCCTGATGCGGGGGGGAGGCGACGACGCGGCCGTCGCCTCGATGATCCGCCAAGCGGTCGCATCCAAGCCCGAGGGGCACGATTTGTGCGGCAGCGGTACGACGCCCACCGCGGCCGAGCCGATGTCGCGCGTCGGCGGCTGA
- a CDS encoding tetratricopeptide repeat protein, whose translation MKRPFAPVLLVMLLLGGCGHMPRFIVLNDPLSAEEHVMLGVGYEQQGEFFLAEKEYGRALKKDPKCFQARVNLGNVALAGREYEAARKQYLRALEIRPGDPEATNNLAMASILSGDVKRMAEARTHLDALLAADPVNRVPALLDTGKDLDAAIARSKEPK comes from the coding sequence ATGAAGCGGCCGTTCGCGCCCGTGTTACTGGTGATGCTCCTGCTGGGCGGTTGCGGGCACATGCCGAGATTCATCGTGCTGAACGACCCGCTGAGCGCCGAGGAGCACGTGATGCTCGGGGTTGGCTACGAGCAGCAGGGGGAGTTCTTTCTCGCCGAGAAGGAATACGGCCGCGCGCTCAAGAAAGACCCGAAATGCTTTCAGGCCCGCGTCAACCTGGGCAACGTGGCGCTGGCGGGACGGGAATACGAGGCGGCGAGGAAGCAGTACCTGCGGGCGCTCGAGATCCGGCCGGGTGATCCCGAGGCGACGAACAACCTGGCGATGGCCTCCATCCTGTCGGGCGACGTGAAGCGGATGGCCGAGGCCCGAACCCATCTCGATGCCCTGCTCGCCGCCGACCCCGTCAACCGGGTCCCGGCGCTTCTCGACACCGGGAAGGATCTCGACGCGGCGATCGCCCGGTCGAAGGAGCCGAAGTAG